Below is a genomic region from Deinococcus sp. YIM 134068.
CCGAGGAGGTAGCCCGCCCCCGCCAGCAGCGACGCCCACATGGCCGAGCCGATGGTGCTGTAGATCAGGAACTTGGGCAGCGGCATCTCGCTCATGCCCGCCGGGAGGCTGAGCAGGCTGCGGATGCCCGGCACCAGCCGACCGAACAGCACCGCCTTCGTGCCGTGCTTGTCGAACCAGTCGTCGGCCCGTCGGATGTCCTTGCCGCTGAGGGTGAGCCACTTGCCGTACTTGTCGGCCCACTCGATCAGCCGCTTTTCCCCGAAGGCCCGCCCCAGGTAGTACAGCGGCAGCGTGCCCAGGACACTCCCCAGCACCCCCATCAGAATCACGAGAAAGATGTTCATGTCCCCACGTGACGCCGCGAAGCCCGCCGACGGCATGATCAGTTCGCTGGGAATGGGCGGAAAGACGTTTTCCACGATCATCAGCAGCAGGATGCCCAGGTAGCCCATGCTGTCCATCAGGTTCTGCACCCACTCGGCCATTGGGTCAGCCTACCCGCTCCGGTGCGGGACGTGCCTCCATCCAAAGGTGGGGGGTGGGTTCTAGACTGCGCCCATGTCCCCGCCTCCCCCCCTGCGCGCCCTGATCTTCGACTTCGACGGCACCATCCTCGACACCGAGTCGCGCGAGTTCTGGCACTGGCAGGGCCTGTACCGCGAACACGGGCGGGAGCTGGCGCTCGCGGACTGGCAGCGCGGCATCGGCACCTGGGGGGCGTTCGACCCCTGGGCGGGACTGCCGGACCACATCCTGGCCGACCGCGAGCGCGTCCACCTGAGCCTGCGCGACCGCATCGTGGCCGACATCGCCGAACAGGACCTGCGGCCCGGCGTGCGCGCGGTGCTGGACGATGCCCGCGCCTCCGGCCTGCGCCTCGCCCTCGCCACGAGCAGCGACCGGGCGTGGGTGACGCGCTGGATGGAGCAGCACCGCCTCCTCGACCTCTTCGAGACCCTCGCCACCCAGGACGACGTGCGCCGCGTCAAGCCCGACCCGGAGCTGTACTCGTTGGCCGCCTCCCGCCTGGGCCTGCGCCCCGAGGAATGCGCCGCCGTCGAGGACAGCCTGAACGGCGCGACCGCCGCCGTCGCCGCTGGCCTGCGCGTGGTCGTCGTCCCCAACGACGTGACCCGCACTCAGCCCTTTCCCCCCGA
It encodes:
- a CDS encoding HAD family hydrolase, with amino-acid sequence MSPPPPLRALIFDFDGTILDTESREFWHWQGLYREHGRELALADWQRGIGTWGAFDPWAGLPDHILADRERVHLSLRDRIVADIAEQDLRPGVRAVLDDARASGLRLALATSSDRAWVTRWMEQHRLLDLFETLATQDDVRRVKPDPELYSLAASRLGLRPEECAAVEDSLNGATAAVAAGLRVVVVPNDVTRTQPFPPDWPRLDDGFAGGLEELLRTVGG
- a CDS encoding DedA family protein, whose amino-acid sequence is MAEWVQNLMDSMGYLGILLLMIVENVFPPIPSELIMPSAGFAASRGDMNIFLVILMGVLGSVLGTLPLYYLGRAFGEKRLIEWADKYGKWLTLSGKDIRRADDWFDKHGTKAVLFGRLVPGIRSLLSLPAGMSEMPLPKFLIYSTIGSAMWASLLAGAGYLLGENYDRVEQYVGPTSRIILGLVIVGAIWWFVRRKREQAA